A single region of the Raphanus sativus cultivar WK10039 chromosome 1, ASM80110v3, whole genome shotgun sequence genome encodes:
- the LOC108835689 gene encoding ABC transporter C family member 12, which produces MGFEALNWYCKPVAEGFWEKTVDGAFGAYTPCAIDSLVMLVSQFVLLGLCLYRIWIIFRNAKAQRYVLRSKYYNCVLGILASYCVVEPVLRLVLGISLFSMDEETHLPPFEVASLIVEAFAWLSMLSLVWLETKRYVKEFRWYVRFGVVYVLVADAVLLDLVLPLNNSLNRTALYLCISSRCAQVLFGVMLLVYIPELDPYQGYHTLNGESLDNVEYDVLPEGENICPERRAGFFTGIFFDWITPLMQLGYRKTLNEKDVWQLDKWDQTETLIKRFQRSWTEESRRSKPWLLRALNKSLGGRFWFGGIFKIGHDLSQFVGPLILSQLLRAMQEDDPAWVGYVYAFLIFVGVTLGVLCQSQYFQHVGRAAFRLRSTMIAAVFHKSLRLTHEARKNFTSGKVTNMITADASALQLIVEQLHGLWSAPFRIIMSIILLYQQLGVSSLFGSLILFLLIPVQTLVINKMRKLTKEGLQWTDKRVGITNEILASMDTVKCYAWEKSFESRIEGIRNEELSWFRKAQLLSAFNSFILNSTPVVVTVVSFGVFVLLGGDLTPARAFSSLSLFSILRSPLNMLPNLLSQAVNANVSLQRIEDLLLSEERVLAQNPPLQPGAPAISIKNGYFSWDSKTTKPTLSNINLDIPVGSLVAIVGGTGEGKTSLVSAMLGELSHGETSNVVIRGSVAYVPQVSWIFNATVRENIIFGSDFEPERYWRAIDVTALQHDLDLLPGRDLTEIGERGVNISGGQKQRVSMARAVYSNSDVYIFDDPLSALDAHVAQQVFDSCMKEELKGKTRILITNQLHLLPMMDRIVVVSEGMIKEEGTFEELSGNGSLFQKLMENAGKMDEMDKVDDEKISEDPNINNVEIKPGSSTKQREHGRSVLVKQEERESGVISWNVVMRYKNAVGGLWVVLILLACYLTTELLRVTSCTWLSFWADQSTSKSYSTSFYAVMFALFGFGQVAVTFTNSFWLLTSSLHAAKTLHDAMLSSILRAPMLFFDTNPTGRVINRFSKDIGDIDRVVANLMNMFMSQLWQLLSTFALIGAVSTISLWSILPLLILFYAAYLYYQNTSREVRRMDSVARSPIYAQFGEALNGLSSIRAYKAYDRMAKINGKSVDNNIRFTLANTTCNRWLTIRLETLGGVMIWLTATFAVMRSSNAENQAGFASTMGLLLSYTLNITTLMSGVLRQASKAENSLNSVERVGHYIDLPPEGSEIVESNRPVPGWPSRGSIKFEDVHLRYRPGLPIVLHGLSFSVSPNEKVGVVGRTGAGKSSVLNALFRIVEVEKGRIMIDDYDVAKFGLTDLRRVLSIIPQSPVLFSGTVRFNIDPFDEHNDADLWEALQRAHMKDVIARNPLGLDTEVSEGGENFSVGQRQLLSLVRALLRRSKILVLDEATASVDVRTDTLIQRTIREEFKSCTMLVIAHRLNTIIDCDKILVLSSGQALEYDSPQELLSKDTSAFFGMVHSTGQANAQHLCNLVFGGRQEG; this is translated from the exons ATGGGGTTTGAGGCCTTGAATTGGTACTGCAAACCAGTTGCAGAAGGATTTTGGGAAAAGACAGTAGATGGTGCCTTTGGCGCCTACACGCCCTGCGCCATTGACTCATTAGTGATGCTTGTTTCTCAGTTTGTGCTTCTTGGTCTGTGTTTGTACCGGATATGGATCATCTTCCGCAACGCCAAAGCTCAGAGATACGTTTTGAGGAGCAAGTACTATAACTGTGTGCTAGGGATATTGGCTTCTTACTGCGTCGTTGAGCCTGTACTGAGACTGGTCTTGGGGATCTCACTCTTTAGCATGGATGAAGAGACTCATCTTCCTCCCTTTGAG GTTGCATCTTTAATCGTTGAGGCATTCGCTTGGCTCTCCATGCTTTCTTTGGTTTGGTTAGAAACCAAACGATATGTCAAAGAGTTCAGATGGTACGTGAGATTTGGTGTTGTTTATGTTTTGGTTGCTGATGCTGTGCTGCTGGACCTTGTGTTACCTCTCAACAACTCACTAAATAG AACCGCACTATATCTCTGTATCAGTTCAAGATGTGCTCAG GTTCTGTTTGGAGTTATGCTTCTTGTTTACATTCCGGAACTAGATCCTTACCAGGGTTACCATACTCTAAACGGTGAATCATTAGACAATGTTGAATATGATGTCCTCCCTGAGGGAGAGAACATATGTCCCGAGCGACGTGCCGGCTTCTTTACAG GAATATTCTTTGACTGGATCACGCCGCTTATGCAGTTAGGCTACAGAAAAACCTTAAACGAGAAGGATGTTTGGCAATTAGATAAATGGGACCAGACAGAAACTTTGATCAAAAG ATTTCAAAGATCCTGGACTGAAGAATCACGGAGAAGCAAGCCATGGCTTCTCCGAGCACTGAATAAAAGCCTTGGTGGAAG GTTCTGGTTTGGTGGTATTTTTAAG ATTGGACATGATCTTTCTCAATTTGTTGGACCGCTTATATTGAGCCAGTTATTGCGG GCAATGCAAGAAGATGATCCGGCTTGGGTCGGCTATGTCTATGCTTTCTTAATTTTCGTTGGAGTG ACACTAGGTGTGCTTTGTCAATCTCAGTACTTTCAGCATGTTGGACGTGCGGCATTTAGGTTGAGATCAACtatg ATTGCAGCTGTGTTCCATAAATCTTTAAGACTAACTCATGAAGCTCGCAAAAATTTCACATCTGGAAAGGTCACAAATATGATAACCGCAGATGCTAGTGCACTTCAG CTAATAGTAGAACAGCTTCATGGCTTATGGTCAGCTCCCTTTCGCATCATTATGTCTATTATTCTTCTCTATCAACAACTAGGCGTTTCTTCGCTTTTCGGTTCATTGATTCTGTTTCTCCTGATTCCTGTCCAg ACTCTGGTTATAAACAAAATGCGGAAACTAACTAAAGAAGGACTCCAATGGACTGACAAAAGAGTCGGTATCACGAATGAGATTTTGGCATCGATGGATACTGTAAA atgCTATGCATGGGAGAAGAGCTTCGAGTCGCGTATTGAAGGAATAAGAAACGAAGAGCTCTCATGGTTTCGCAAAGCTCAGTTACTATCAGCT tttaatagttttatactaAACAGCACCCCAGTAGTTGTGACTGTGGTTTCATTTGGGGTTTTTGTTCTGTTGGGAGGAGATTTGACACCGGCAAGGGCATtctcatctctttctctcttctcaatTCTTAGATCTCCTCTCAACATGCTACCAAATCTACTAAGTCAG GCTGTCAACGCAAATGTTTCACTACAACGCATTGAGGACCTACTTCTCAGTGAAGAGAGAGTTCTAGCTCAGAACCCACCTCTTCAACCAGGAGCTCCAGCCATTTCAATTAAGAATGGATACTTTTCATGGGATTCAAAG ACAACAAAGCCCACATTATCCAATATCAATCTGGATATACCGGTAGGAAGCTTGGTTGCCATTGTAGGTGGAACCGGAGAAGGTAAGACATCACTTGTCTCGGCAATGTTGGGAGAGTTGTCTCACGGTGAAACCTCAAACGTTGTTATTAGAGGCTCCGTAGCTTATGTTCCTCAAGTTTCATGGATCTTCAATGCCACT GTGCGTGAAAACATTATATTTGGTTCGGATTTTGAACCGGAAAGATACTGGAGGGCTATTGACGTGACTGCATTACAACACGATCTTGATTTGCTTCCG GGACGTGATCTTACAGAGATTGGAGAACGTGGGGTGAATATCAGCGGAGGGCAGAAGCAGAGAGTGTCAATGGCTAGGGCAGTCTACTCAAATTCAGATGTTTACATATTCGACGATCCTTTGAGTGCTTTAGATGCTCATGTTGCTCAGCag GTCTTTGATAGTTGCATGAAGGAAGAGCTGAAGGGAAAAACGAGGATTCTCATCACAAATCAGTTGCATCTTCTTCCTATGATGGATAGAATTGTTGTAGTCTCCGAGGGAATGATTAAAGAGGAAGGAACCTTTGAGGAGCTGTCAGGGAATGGTAGTTTGTTCCAGAAATTAATGGAGAATGCTGGGAAAATGGATGAGATGGACAAAGTTGATGACGAGAAGATCTCTGAAGATCCTAATATCAACAATGTTGAAATAAAACCAGGCAGTAGTACCAAGCAAAGGGAACATGGAAGATCCGTGCTTGTCAAGCAAGAAGAACGAGAGTCTGGCGTCATTAGTTGGAACGTTGTGATGAG gtatAAAAATGCAGTAGGCGGCTTATGGGTAGTATTGATTCTCTTGGCATGCTATTTAACAACTGAACTTCTCCGAGTTACAAGCTGCACTTGGTTAAGTTTCTGGGCTGACCAAAGCACGTCCAAGAGTTACAGCACCAGTTTCTACGCTGTAATGTTTGCTCTTTTCGGATTTGGTCAG GTTGCTGTGACGTTTACCAACTCATTTTGGCTTCTGACATCAAGTCTACATGCGGCAAAAACACTCCATGACGCAATGCTGAGCTCTATCCTGAGAGCTCCGATGCTCTTCTTCGACACAAACCCAACTGGTCGTGTGATAAACAGGTTCTCTAAAGATATTGGTGATATAGATAGAGTTGTCGCCAACCTAATGAATATGTTCATGAGCCAGCTGTGGCAACTCCTCTCCACGTTTGCTCTTATAGGTGCCGTCAGTACCATTTCATTGTGGTCAATACTGCCACTCCTCATACTCTTTTATGCAGCTTATCTCTACTATCAG AACACGTCACGTGAAGTAAGACGTATGGATTCCGTTGCAAGATCACCTATATATGCTCAATTTGGAGAAGCGTTGAATGGTTTGTCAAGCATCAGAGCCTATAAAGCCTATGATCGGATGGCAAAGATTAATGGAAAATCCGTTGACAACAACATAAGGTTCACTCTTGCTAATACTACATGTAACCGTTGGCTAACTATAAGATTGGAGACTCTTGGAGGTGTCATGATTTGGTTAACCGCTACTTTCGCGGTTATGAGAAGCAGTAACGCAGAGAACCAAGCTGGTTTCGCATCAACGATGGGTCTTCTTCTTAGCTACACTCTGAACATCACTACTCTAATGAGTGGTGTTCTACGGCAAGCTAGCAAAGCAGAGAACAGCTTGAACTCTGTTGAGAGAGTTGGTCACTACATTGATCTTCCTCCTGAGGGTTCGGAGATAGTAGAGAGCAACCGTCCAGTCCCTGGCTGGCCTTCAAGAGGGTCTATCAAGTTTGAAGACGTTCACCTACGTTACAGGCCAGGGTTGCCTATTGTGTTACATGGACTGTCCTTTTCTGTCTCTCCTAATGAGAAAGTAGGAGTGGTGGGAAGAACTGGTGCAGGGAAGTCTTCTGTTTTGAATGCATTGTTTAGGATTGTGGAAGTGGAAAAGGGAAGAATCATGATTGATGATTATGATGTGGCTAAGTTTGGACTGACAGATCTGCGGAGAGTCCTGAGTATTATACCACAATCTCCAGTGCTTTTCTCAG GGACGGTGAGATTCAACATTGACCCATTTGATGAGCACAATGATGCTGACCTCTGGGAGGCTCTACAAAGGGCGCATATGAAAGATGTTATCGCCAGGAATCCTTTAGGCCTTGATACTGAG GTCTCTGAAGGAGGTGAGAATTTCAGCGTGGGGCAAAGGCAACTGTTGAGTCTAGTGCGTGCGTTGCTAAGAAGGTCCAAGATCCTTGTTCTAGACGAAGCAACTGCCTCTGTTGATGTCAGGACAGATACTCTGATACAGAGGACCATCCGTGAGGAATTCAAGTCTTGCACAATGCTTGTCATCGCTCACAGGTTGAATACCATCATCGACTGTGACAAGATCCTTGTGCTTAGTTCTGGTCAG GCTTTGGAGTATGATAGTCCACAAGAACTGCTATCAAAAGATACAAGTGCCTTCTTTGGGATGGTTCACAGCACTGGACAAGCAAATGCTCAGCACCTTTGCAACTTGGTCTTCGGAGGGAGACAAGAAGGGTAA
- the LOC108840152 gene encoding uncharacterized protein LOC108840152, protein MARVHLLLCLALLFASVTLFDVASAFLKLKPSLPQIEDPKTVGDVEEYTVKVVMVFVGDLEKECPKTSKFKAFFDKLRGFAKYVCPLKIFGKKDDADMKAKEAGILKTIASFAIGKIKREIQEEKQEAIETFKFMKSLAGRILGGRKKEEKATTALTAEQLKEIKDGILKWQTTIVKITNTMVVSTSTSESSETTTGGSESTTGGSSGPNAGSSTGSPSNKPEAGSNPGAGTPSNKPEAGSNPGAGTPSNKPEAGSNPGAGTPSEDTDNESEDTTNTASTGTETGGSTGPNSGSSTGSPSKKPAAGSNPGAGTPSQDTNNESEDTTNAASTSTATQSTSQTKEVTVTEVETQTSQQVMTFIMNLEKKSPQKEEYKQFFEKLKSTMTGKVSSPKKKGGLFAMIKGAVGKIGDAMQFIRSRLANKSAEVKKSMETYQAEVIKNMEELDAIYAKIVAENQNKKGGAMTCTPEQQAQIKTTITKWEQVTTQFVEVAIKSETSTSTSTSSSTGTAQAN, encoded by the exons atgGCAAGAGTTCATCTATTGTTATGCTTGGCCCTTCTATTTGCATCTGTAACCCTTTTTGACGtggcttcagcttttctgaagctaAAGCCATCTTTGCCTCAGATTGAAGATCCGAAGACTGTGGGTGATGTGGAAGAATACACTGTTAAGGTAGTGATGGTATTTGTGGGGGACCTCGAGAAAGAATGTCCTAAAACAAGCAAATTCAAAGCGTTCTTCGACAAACTCAGAGGATTTGCCAAGTATGTTTGCCCACTAAAAATATTTGGCAAAAAAGATGATGCCGACATGAAGGCCAAAGAAGCAGGCATCCTCAAAACCATCGCATCTTTTGCTATTGGAAAG ATAAAGAGGGAAATTCAAGAGGAGAAACAGGAAGCTATCGAAACCTTTAAGTTTATGAAATCCTTGGCTGGTAGAATTTTGGGTGGCCgcaagaaagaagagaaagcaACCACGGCACTAACAGCTGAACAGCTGAAAGAAATCAAAGATGGGATCTTGAAGTGGCAGACTACGATTGTTAAGATCACAAACACTATGGTAGTTAGCACCTCAACCAGCGAAAGCTCTGAAACTACCACTGGAGGCTCTGAATCTACCACTGGAGGCTCTTCGGGTCCTAATGCCGGAAGCTCTACTGGAAGTCCATCAAACAAACCAGAAGCTGGTTCAAACCCTGGAGCTGGAACTCCCTCAAACAAACCAGAAGCTGGTTCAAACCCTGGAGCTGGAACTCCCTCAAACAAACCAGAAGCTGGTTCAAACCCTGGAGCTGGAACTCCCTCTGAGGATACAGACAATGAATCCGAAGATACCACGAACACTGCTTCTACTGGAACTGAAACTGGAGGCTCTACGGGTCCTAACTCCGGAAGCTCTACTGGAAGTCCATCAAAGAAACCAGCAGCTGGTTCAAACCCTGGAGCTGGAACTCCCTCTCAGGATACAAACAATGAATCCGAAGATACCACGAACGCTGCTTCTACTTCAACTGCAACTCAAAGTACTAGCCAGACCAAGGAGGTGACAGTGACAGAAGTCGAGACTCAGACTTCCCAACAAGTTATGACATTCATAATGAACCTAGAGAAGAAGAGTCCGCAGAAGGAGGAATACAAGCAATTTTTCGAGAAACTAAAGAGTACCATGACAGGAAAGGTTTCTTCTCCAAAGAAAAAAGGAGGCTTGTTCGCTATGATCAAAGGTGCTGTTGGAAAAATAGGTGATGCCATGCAATTTATTCGTTCAAGACTTGCAAACAAATCAGCAGAA GTAAAGAAGTCAATGGAAACTTACCAAGCAGAAGTGATAAAGAATATGGAAGAGCTAGATGCAATCTACGCTAAAATTGTAGCCgaaaatcaaaacaagaaaGGAGGAGCAATGACATGCACACCAGAACAACAAGCACAGATTAAGACGACAATCACCAAGTGGGAACAAGTCACAACCCAATTCGTTGAGGTTGCTATTAAGAGTGAAACTTCAACATCTACTTCTACATCATCCTCCACGGGAACAGCCCAGGCAAATTGA
- the LOC108810790 gene encoding BTB/POZ domain-containing protein At1g30440 has translation MACMKLGSKSDAFQRQGQAWFCTTGLPSDIVVEVGEMSFHLHKFPLLSRSGVMERRIAEASKEGDDNCLIKISDLPGGDKTFELVAKFCYGVKLELTASNVVYLRCAAEHLDMTEEYGEGNLVSQTETFLNQVVLKSWKDSIKALQSCDEVLEYADELNITKKCIESLAVRASTDPNLFGWPVVEHGGPMQSPGGSVLWNGISTGARPKHTSSDWWYEDASMLSFPLFKRLITAMDSRGIREDIIAGSLTYYTRKHLPGLKRRRGGGPEASGRFTTPLSSGSVLSEEEQKHLLEETEELLRMQKGLVPTKFFADMLRIAKILKASPSCVANLEKRIGMQLDQAALEDLVMPSFSHTMETLYDVDSVQRILDHFLSTDQIMPADVGSPCSSVDDGNVMGSPQLITPMTAVAKLIDGYLAEVAPDVNLKLPKFQALAASVPEYARLLDDGLYRAIDIYLKHHPWLAETERENLCRLLDCQKLSLEACTHAAQNERLPLRIIVQVLFFEQLQLRTSVAGCFLVSDNLDGGSRQLRSGGFAGGSTEGGGGGWATAVRENQVLKVGMDSMRMRVCELEKECSNMRQEIEKLGKTTKGGGGGGGSGSGSKTWFGIKLKSHQMCSAQEGSVSKSNSENVKIEKLKDVKERRGKHKKASSISSER, from the exons ATGGCTTGCATGAAGCTGGGATCCAAATCTGATGCTTTCCAGAGACAAGGCCAAGCTTG GTTTTGCACAACTGGACTTCCAAGTGATATTGTCGTTGAAGTTGGAGAGATGTCTTTCCATCTCCACAAG TTTCCTTTACTCTCTAGAAGTGGAGTCATGGAAAGAAGAATTGCAGAAGCATCCAAAGAAGGCGATGATAACTGTCTCATCAAGATCTCTGATCTCCCCGGCGGAGACAAAACGTTTGAGCTAGTCGCCAAGTTCTGCTACGGTGTGAAGCTCGAGCTCACCGCTTCCAACGTTGTATACCTCAGATGCGCCGCTGAGCATCTCGATATGACGGAAGAGTACGGAGAAGGAAACCTAGTCTCTCAAACCGAAACTTTTCTCAACCAAGTGGTCCTCAAAAGCTGGAAAGACTCGATAAAAGCGCTTCAAAGCTGCGACGAGGTCCTCGAGTACGCTGATGAGTTGAACATTACCAAGAAATGCATCGAGTCACTAGCCGTGAGAGCATCCACAGACCCGAACTTGTTTGGATGGCCAGTTGTGGAGCACGGTGGGCCCATGCAGAGTCCAGGTGGCAGCGTTCTATGGAACGGGATAAGCACAGGGGCAAGACCTAAACACACTAGCTCAGACTGGTGGTACGAGGATGCCTCGATGCTTAGCTTTCCTCTTTTCAAGAGACTCATCACAGCCATGGACTCCAGAGGCATAAGAGAAGACATCATTGCAGGTTCTTTAACCTACTACACAAGAAAACACTTGCCTGGCTTAAAACGCAGACGCGGTGGAGGACCTGAAGCCAGCGGTCGTTTCACCACGCCTCTGAGCTCGGGGAGTGTTCTCTCCGAAGAAGAGCAGAAGCACTTGCTCGAAGAGACCGAGGAGCTTCTCCGCATGCAAAAAGGTTTGGTCCCGACCAAGTTTTTCGCCGACATGCTTAGAATCGCCAAGATTCTGAAAGCCAGTCCGAGCTGCGTAGCCAATTTGGAGAAGAGGATAGGGATGCAGCTCGACCAGGCGGCGTTGGAGGATCTTGTGATGCCTAGCTTTTCTCACACGATGGAGACTCTATACGACGTTGACTCTGTGCAGAGGATCTTGGACCATTTTCTTAGTACGGATCAGATTATGCCTGCTGACGTTGGCTCTCCTTGCTCTTCGGTAGATGATGGGAATGTAATGGGATCACCACAGTTAATAACGCCAATGACAGCGGTTGCAAAGCTGATCGATGGGTATCTTGCTGAAGTTGCTCCTGATGTTAATCTCAAGCTTCCTAAGTTCCAAGCTTTAGCTGCTTCTGTTCCTGAGTACGCTAGACTCTTAGATGATGGACTCTATCGCGCAATAGACATTTACTTGAAG CATCATCCGTGGTTAGCGGAGACCGAAAGAGAGAATCTTTGCAGGTTGTTAGATTGCCAGAAGCTCTCTTTAGAAGCTTGCACACACGCGGCGCAGAACGAGAGGTTACCTCTAAGAATAATCGTCCAAGTCCTCTTCTTTGAGCAGCTTCAGCTCAGGACCTCTGTAGCTGGGTGTTTCCTGGTTTCAGACAACCTTGATGGCGGATCAAGACAGTTAAGAAGCGGTGGATTTGCAGGAGGATCAAccgaaggaggaggaggaggatgggCAACTGCGGTAAGAGAGAATCAAGTCTTGAAAGTTGGAATGGACAGTATGAGAATGAGGGTTTGTGAGTTGGAGAAAGAGTGTTCCAATATGAGACAGGAGATTGAGAAGCTTGGTAAGACGACaaaaggtggtggtggtggtggtggttcggGAAGCGGTAGCAAAACATGGTTTGGTATAAAGCTGAAGTCGCATCAAATGTGCAGTGCGCAAGAAGGATCTGTGTCAAAGTCAAACAGCGAGAATGTGAAGATAGAGAAGCTTAAGGATGTGAAAGAACGTCGTGGGAAGCATAAGAAAGCTTCGAGCATTAGTTCTGAGAGGTGA
- the LOC108859488 gene encoding uncharacterized protein LOC108859488 — protein MFWRMAGLSTASAVEAILDKNDFTLEELLDEDEIIQECKALNGRLLNFLRERVQVEQLIRYIIEDPLEDVEQKRTFKFPFIACEIFTCEIEMILKTLVEDEELMLLLFSFLEAKESHNSLLAGYFSKVVICLLVRKTIPFMQFIKDHQEILKQLVDLIGITSIMEVLKRLIGTDEHLYSNYTSAMQWVEDTDVLEMIVDKFGSSDSPEVHANAAEILCTVARYAPPGLATKLSSPSCTGRLLKHTLEDSRPKSVLVNSLAVCISLLDPKRFTLGTYHMYGRQLTHESLATSPETVEGMLGSLGDLLMLLNVSSAEGVLLTTYGKLQPPLGKHRLKIVEFISVLLTVASEAAEKEVIRLGVVKRVLDLFFEYPYNNFLHHHVENVILSCLESKNSQLLDHLLSECNLVGSILEAEKNSILSDTDSDKLHPTVPAENRKPLRIGSIGHLTRISNKLLQLANSNVEIQSHLQANSDWVDWQTDVLSKRNTLENVYSWACGRPTSLLDRNRDSDDDDYHDRDYDVAALANNLSQAFKYGIYSNDDMDEAQGSMERDDEDVYFDDESAEVVISSLRLGDDEESGSLFTNSNWFAFDDEKAANERSVNSIASPSPDGDEDDVVIGEADEFSDAAASSEAVDMETEDSTSKNPTENPSEQEAEKSPAWVEWRETSESTAPSSNPDEATILPNGVVQTEKEDTGDDTEKKSAEENPPPDACGDETTEKSPDAASCEAEIAEKLKESSCDASEQAVESHEKNAQSSEPAIPQETEKSQEADVDAKETKEAALEEPKKVV, from the exons ATGTTCTGGCGAATGGCGGGATTGTCTACGGCTTCTGCC GTTGAAGCAATTTTGGACAAAAATGATTTCACACTAGAAGAACTTCTTGACGAGGATGAAATCATTCAAGAATGCAAAGCTCTCAATGGACGACTCTTAAACTT CTTGAGAGAAAGAGTGCAAGTGGAACAACTGATTAGGTACATAATAGAGGACCCTCTCGAAGATGTGGAACAGAAGCGAACATTCAA GTTTCCTTTTATTGCCTGTGAAATTTTCACATGTGAGATTGAAATGATACTGAAAACACTAGTTGAGGATGAGGAG TTGATGTTATTGCTGTTTTCGTTTCTGGAAGCCAAAGAATCCCATAATTCATTGCTTGCCGGATACTTCAGCAAG GTTGTCATTTGTCTGCTTGTTCGGAAAACGATCCCTTTCATGCAATTCATAAAA GATCATCAAGAAATACTAAAGCAGCTTGTTGATTTGATTGGTATAACATCTATAATGGAG GTTTTAAAACGTCTGATCGGTACTGATGAACACCTATATTCAAACTACACAAGTGCAATGCAGTGGGTAGAAGATACAGATGTTTTAGAGATGATTGTAGACAAGTTTGGCTCCTCG GATTCTCCCGAGGTACATGCCAACGCAGCTGAAATTCTTTGTACTGTAGCAAGATACGCACCCCCGGGGCTTGCAACAAAACTTTCCAGCCCCAG CTGCACTGGAAGGTTATTGAAACATACTTTAGAAGATTCACGGCCTAAATCTGTTCTGGTTAATTCATTAGCTGTATGCATATCTCTACTGGATCCTAAGAGGTTTACATTGGGGACTTATCATATGTATGGTCGTCAACTAACCCATGAAAGCCTGGCAACTAGTCCCGAGACAGTGGAGGGAATGCTTGGAAGCCTAG GTGATTTACTCATGCTTTTGAATGTATCATCTGCTGAGGGTGTTTTGTTAACAACCTATGGCAAGTTGCAACCACCTCTTGGGAAACACAGACTAAAG ATTGTAGAGTTTATTTCAGTCTTACTTACAGTCGCTAGTGAAGCAGCGGAAAAGGAAGTAATTCGACTTGGAGTGGTGAAAAGAGTGTTGGACTTGTTCTTCGA GTATCCCTACAACAATTTTTTACATCACCATGTGGAGAATGTAATTCTCTCATGTTTGGAGAGCAAAAACTCTCAACTTCTTGACCATCTTCTCAGCGAGTGCAATCTTGTTGGGAGTATACTAGAGGCGGAGAAAAACTCCATATTAAGTGATACTGATTCTGATAAG CTTCATCCTACAGTCCCTGCAGAGAATAGAAAGCCACTCAGGATTGGAAGCATTGGTCATTTGACTCGTATCTCGAATAAACTTCTGCAGCTAGCTAATAGCAATGTTGAAATTCAGTCACATTTGCAG GCAAATAGCGATTGGGTGGACTGGCAGACGGATGTCCTGTCAAAGCGTAATACGTTGGAAAATGTTTACTCTTGGGCCTGCGG GAGGCCAACTTCACTCCTTGATCGTAATAGAGATAgcgatgatgatgattaccATGATAGAGACTATGATGTGGCAGCCCTAGCAAACAACTTGAGCCAGGCCTTTAAATATGGCATTTACAGCAACGATGACATGGATGAG GCCCAAGGCTCTATGGAACGGGATGATGAG GATGTCTACTTTGATGATGAATCTGCAGAAGTGGTCATATCTTCCTTGCGCCTTGGAGATGATGAGGAGAG CGGTTCCCTCTTCACAAATTCAAACTGGTTTGCTTTCGATGATGAAAAAGCTGCGAATGAACGCTCAGTGAACTCAATCGCTTCCCCTTCACCCGATGGTGATGAGGATGATGTCGTCATAGGTGAAGCCGATGAATTCAGCGACGCTGCAGCTTCTTCCGAGGCTGTTGATATGGAAACAGAAGACTCTACATCGAAGAATCCTACTGAAAACCCGAGTGAACAAGAAGCTGAAAAATCACCTGCTTGGGTTGAATGGAGAGAGACCTCCGAGTCTACTGCGCCTTCTTCAAACCCCGACGAAGCCACCATATTGCCCAATGGTGTGGTTCAAACAGAGAAAGAGGATACTGGTGATGATACCGAAAAGAAAAGTGCAGAGGAGAATCCACCACCAGATGCATGTGGCGATGAAACCACAGAGAAGTCACCAGATGCAGCAAGTTGCGAGGCTGAAATAGCTGAGAAGTTGAAAGAATCGAGTTGTGATGCATCAGAACAAGCTGTTGAATCGCATGAGAAGAATGCTCAGAGCTCTGAACCTGCAATCCCGCAGGAGACAGAGAAAAGCCAGGAAGCAGATGTAGATGCCAAAGAAACTAAAGAAGCTGCTTTAGAGGAGCCAAAGAAGGTAGTGTGA